AAAGATAAAATTGACTGGGGTTCAGTTAACCGACCTATTTCCAAAGATGCGTTTGATCATTTATATAATAAAGTAGTGGATTACTTAAAACAAAAAGACGAACTTTTCGTTTTCAAAGGGTACGCTGGAGCTGACAAAAAACATCGCCTACCTATTCAAGTAGTTAATGAATATGCTTGGCAGAACCTTTTTGCTCATCAATTATTCATTCGTCCAACGGAAGAAGAGTTAGAAAGTCATCAAGCAGAATTCACTATACTATCTGCTCCAGATTTTAAAGCAGATCCTGAAGTGGATGGAACCAACTCTGAAACATTCATCATCGTATCATTCGAACGCCGTATCGTATTAATTGGTGGAACCGAATACGCTGGGGAAATTAAAAAATCAATCTTCTCCATTATGAACTATTTATTACCTGAATCAGATATTTTATCTATGCACTGTTCTGCCAATGTTGGCTTTGAAGGGGATGTCGCATTATTCTTCGGACTTTCTGGAACAGGAAAAACAACATTATCTGCAGATCCTCATCGCCGACTTATTGGAGATGACGAGCATGGATGGTCACCGAACGGGGTCTTCAATATTGAAGGTGGTTGCTATGCGAAATGTATCGGTTTATCTCGTGAAAAAGAACCACAAATTTACGATGCAATTCGCTTTGGCTCAGTATTAGAAAATGTTGTTCTTGATCCAGATAGCCGCATTCCGAACTATGATGACAATACTTTAACTGAAAATACACGTGTTGCTTACCCAATTCAAAATATTGACAACATTGTAACACCAAGTATAGCAGGTCATCCAAATACAATTATTTTCTTAACAGCTGATGCTTTTGGAGTATTACCTCCAATCAGTAAATTAACAAAAGAACAAGCAATGTATCATTTCTTAAGCGGATATACATCTAAATTAGCTGGTACAGAACGTGGAGTTACTTCACCAGAAGCTACATTCTCAACATGTTTTGGCTCACCATTCTTACCACTTCCAGCTACACGTTATGCGGAAATGTTAGGGAAGAAAATTGACGAACATAATGTTCAAGTCTACCTAGTGAACACAGGTTGGACAGGTGGCGAATATGGTGTAGGTAATCGTATAAAATTAGCCTATACTCGTTCTATGGTTCAATCTGCTTTACTTGGTGAACTTGAAAGCACAGAAACCATTAAAGATGAAATCTTCGGATTAGAAATTCCTTTACATGTGCCTGGTGTACCTGATGAAGTATTACAGCCAGTGAAAACATGGGAAGATGATAAAGCTTACGAACAAAAAGCAAAAGAACTTGCTGCGAAATTTAATGAAAACTTCAAAAAGTTTAACAATGTAGCGGTTGAAATTGAAAAACTTGGCGGACCAATTTCGTAAGTTACGACTGAGAAAAAAGAAACACAGTAAATTAAAAAAGCGAGACACAATGTCTCGCTTTTTTAATTTGTCGTATTAAGGGAGATTAAATGATAAGTAATTACCGTTTTTTCATTCGACCACTGTAACTGATCGATAATCGCTGTCCCACTCGCTTCTACATCCTTAAATTTATGAACGTGAATGGGGATATGTAATGGATAAACACGGTATCCAGTTTTCGTTAATTCAAAAACATTTTCTTCTTTTCTTATTTCTTCCCCTTTTGTCACAATCATTGTATTAAATTCCAAAGGCATTCCCATGATCATCCCCTGCCCTTTCTCTATTGATCTCCCATCTATCCTAACATGATTCACCTTGACTTTTCATCCATTGACATAAATTTGTAACCACTTGTCTATTTACAACTGGTGGAAAATAATGTGTGTAATCCTCGAAATACCAT
This DNA window, taken from Oikeobacillus pervagus, encodes the following:
- a CDS encoding DUF2584 domain-containing protein, giving the protein MGMPLEFNTMIVTKGEEIRKEENVFELTKTGYRVYPLHIPIHVHKFKDVEASGTAIIDQLQWSNEKTVITYHLISLNTTN
- the pckA gene encoding phosphoenolpyruvate carboxykinase (ATP) — encoded protein: MNSVSVSSEILELLNGANVMMQPSVPQLVEKVLNRKEGILSEAGAVCAETGKYTGRSPKDKFIVEEPSTKDKIDWGSVNRPISKDAFDHLYNKVVDYLKQKDELFVFKGYAGADKKHRLPIQVVNEYAWQNLFAHQLFIRPTEEELESHQAEFTILSAPDFKADPEVDGTNSETFIIVSFERRIVLIGGTEYAGEIKKSIFSIMNYLLPESDILSMHCSANVGFEGDVALFFGLSGTGKTTLSADPHRRLIGDDEHGWSPNGVFNIEGGCYAKCIGLSREKEPQIYDAIRFGSVLENVVLDPDSRIPNYDDNTLTENTRVAYPIQNIDNIVTPSIAGHPNTIIFLTADAFGVLPPISKLTKEQAMYHFLSGYTSKLAGTERGVTSPEATFSTCFGSPFLPLPATRYAEMLGKKIDEHNVQVYLVNTGWTGGEYGVGNRIKLAYTRSMVQSALLGELESTETIKDEIFGLEIPLHVPGVPDEVLQPVKTWEDDKAYEQKAKELAAKFNENFKKFNNVAVEIEKLGGPIS